One region of Centropristis striata isolate RG_2023a ecotype Rhode Island chromosome 3, C.striata_1.0, whole genome shotgun sequence genomic DNA includes:
- the nprl2 gene encoding GATOR complex protein NPRL2, producing MMGMTSRIECIFFSEFHPTLGPKITYQVPEEYISRELFDTVQVYIITKPELQNKLITVTAMGKKLIGCPVCIEHKKYSRNALLFNLGLVCDAQTNTCALEPIVKKLSGYLTTLELESGFISNEESKQKLLPIMSTLLEELNATGACTLPIDESNTIHLKLIQLRKDPPIVQEYDVPVFTQCKDHFIKSQWDLTTQQILPYIDGFRHIQKISAEADVELNLVRIAVQNLLYYGVVTLVSIFQYSNVYCTTPKVQTLMDDKSVQEECLSYVTKQGQKRASLRDVFQLYCGLSPGTTVRDLCSRYSQQLQRVDERRLIQFGLMKSLIRRLQKYPVKVIRDERSRPPRLYTGCHSYDEICCKTGISYQELDERLENDPNIVVCWK from the exons ATGATGGGCATGACCTCTCGAATAGAGTGTATATTTTTCAGTGAGTTTCACCCCACCCTGGGTCCAAAGATAACATATCAG GTCCCAGAGGAATACATTTCACGAGAGCTCTTTGACACAGTTCAAGTTTATATCATCACCAAGCCAGAACTGCAAAACAAACTAATAACAGT cACTGCCATGGGAAAAaagttaatagggtgtcctgtgtGCATCGAGCATAAGAAGTACAGCAGAAACGCCCTCCTGTTTAACCTCGGCCTGGTCTGTGACGCCCAAACCAACACGTGTGCCCTCGAGCCAATCGTCAAGAAGCTCTCTGGGTACCTCACGACTCTGGAG CTGGAGAGTGGCTTCATATCCAATGAAGAGAGCAAGCAGAAACTTTTACCCATTATGTCGACGCTGCTAGAAGAACTCAATGCCACAGGAGCCTGCACATTACCTATAG ACGAGTCCAACACCATCCACCTAAAGCTGATCCAGTTGCGAAAGGACCCTCCGATCGTCCAGGAGTATGATGTGCCGGTCTTCACACAGTGCAAAGACCATTTTATCAAATCTCAGTGGGATCTCACGACTCAGCAG ATTCTGCCTTATATTGATGGATTTCGACACATCCAGAAAATCTCAGCCGAGGCGGATGTCGAGCTGAATCTTGTTCGCATTGCGGTGCAGAATCTGCT CTATTATGGAGTCGTGACCTTGGTCTCCATTTTTCAG TACTCCAATGTTTATTGCACCACTCCAAAAGTCCAGACTCTAATGGATGACAAGTCTGTCCAGGAGGAGTGTCTCAGCTACGTCACCAAGCAGG GCCAGAAGCGGGCCAGTCTCAGGGACGTCTTCCAGCTCTACTGCGGTCTCAGTCCAGGAACCACGGTCCGGGACCTTTGTTCTCGCTACTCGCAGCAGCTTCAAAGGGTTGATGAGAG GAGGCTCATCCAGTTTGGACTGATGAAGTCTCTAATTCGACGGCTGCAGAAATATCCAGTCAAAGTGATCCGCGATGAGCGGAGCAGGCCGCCTCGACTCTACACTGGTTGTCATAGTTATGATGAGATCTGCTGCAAAACAG GAATCAGTTACCAGGAGCTGGACGAACGTTTGGAAAACGATCCGAACATTGTGGTGTGTTggaagtga